A window of Prolixibacter sp. SD074 contains these coding sequences:
- the amrB gene encoding AmmeMemoRadiSam system protein B translates to MAETVNRVPVAAGRFYSGSPNTLKKEVHEFLSSGATLPETDRLVGLIVPHAGYVFSGGTAGKCYARIPGKNGIERVVLIGSSHYASFRGASIYNIGNYETPLGVVPVDWEICERLIENNDLFSFHPAAHSEEHSLEVQLPFLQEKLKSDFRIVPILLGHVHLKECKLMANQLISLADEKTLFVISTDLSHYPGYEDARLVDAETIEAIASGEPEKFIDGLDRNNEKHMANLETSCCGWTSVLTFLYLAKGMKNVVIRKVDYSNSGDSAYGDRERVVGYGGLEAVVPGAKTVYLNEEEKAQLKKLAEEAIWQYFERGGRDDIDPEYLPPALHERYGVFVTVYVGEKLRGCLGRFDEKEPLYERVRDLAIASATRDTRFAPLNRDELKNMRIEISVLTPLKRIHDPSEIILGKHGIYIRNGLNTGTFLPQVATDHHWSVEEFLGYCSKNKAHLGWDGWRSSELFVFESVVID, encoded by the coding sequence ATGGCTGAGACGGTTAACCGTGTTCCGGTAGCGGCCGGACGCTTCTACTCCGGTTCACCGAACACATTAAAAAAAGAAGTTCACGAGTTCCTTTCTTCAGGAGCTACCTTACCCGAAACCGATCGATTGGTTGGTTTGATTGTCCCGCATGCCGGTTATGTTTTTTCAGGAGGTACCGCAGGAAAATGTTATGCGCGTATTCCGGGAAAAAACGGCATTGAAAGAGTTGTACTGATTGGTTCTTCACATTATGCCTCTTTTCGGGGCGCTTCCATTTACAATATTGGCAACTACGAAACGCCGCTCGGAGTAGTGCCGGTTGATTGGGAAATCTGTGAAAGACTAATTGAAAACAATGATTTGTTCAGTTTTCATCCAGCTGCCCACAGCGAGGAGCATAGTCTGGAAGTGCAATTGCCTTTTTTGCAGGAAAAATTGAAATCGGATTTTCGGATTGTTCCCATTTTGTTGGGACATGTACATCTCAAAGAGTGTAAATTAATGGCAAATCAGCTTATTTCACTGGCCGATGAAAAAACATTGTTCGTTATAAGCACCGACCTGTCACATTATCCGGGTTATGAAGATGCCCGGTTAGTTGATGCGGAAACCATTGAAGCCATTGCTTCCGGTGAGCCGGAAAAATTTATTGACGGACTGGACCGCAACAATGAAAAGCATATGGCTAACCTGGAGACCTCTTGTTGCGGATGGACTTCTGTTCTTACATTTCTTTACCTGGCAAAAGGAATGAAAAACGTCGTCATCCGGAAAGTGGATTACTCCAATTCAGGTGATTCTGCTTATGGCGATCGTGAACGGGTTGTTGGCTATGGCGGACTTGAGGCCGTTGTTCCCGGGGCAAAAACAGTTTACCTGAATGAAGAGGAAAAAGCACAGTTGAAAAAGCTGGCCGAAGAAGCCATCTGGCAATATTTTGAACGGGGAGGACGCGATGATATTGATCCGGAATATCTGCCTCCGGCTTTGCATGAAAGGTATGGAGTTTTTGTTACTGTTTATGTAGGAGAGAAGTTACGAGGTTGCCTTGGCCGTTTCGATGAGAAGGAGCCTTTGTATGAACGTGTCCGTGATTTAGCTATTGCATCAGCTACGCGCGATACCCGTTTTGCACCGTTAAACCGGGATGAATTAAAGAATATGCGCATTGAAATTTCTGTTTTGACCCCGCTCAAGCGAATTCACGATCCATCTGAAATTATTCTGGGGAAGCATGGAATCTACATTCGGAACGGATTAAATACCGGTACATTCCTGCCACAGGTTGCTACTGATCACCACTGGAGTGTGGAAGAGTTCTTAGGCTATTGCTCTAAGAATAAGGCTCATTTGGGTTGGGATGGTTGGCGTTCATCCGAACTGTTTGTTTTTGAATCCGTCGTGATTGATTAA
- a CDS encoding glycoside hydrolase family 3 C-terminal domain-containing protein → MKAIKATGKPVVLVLLNGSALAINWAADNLDAIVSSGYAGQEGGNAVANVLFGDYNPAGGLPVTYYKSVDQLPPFEDYDMKGRTYRYFTGEPLFPFGYGLSYTTFNYSDLKIPQTVSSGGSIPVSVKVTNTGNRDGDEVVELYITGEKAPTPRPIRQLEGFNRINLKAGESKVVKFRLGPRELSMINKQDNLVVEPGWFTISVGGKQPGFSGRADAATTSVVTGRFNVKGKLFKLKK, encoded by the coding sequence ATGAAAGCCATCAAAGCTACCGGCAAACCGGTTGTTCTGGTGTTGCTCAACGGAAGTGCGCTGGCCATCAACTGGGCTGCTGATAACCTGGATGCTATTGTTTCGTCCGGATATGCCGGACAGGAAGGCGGGAACGCTGTTGCTAATGTTCTTTTTGGCGATTACAATCCGGCCGGAGGATTACCGGTCACTTACTACAAGTCGGTTGACCAGTTGCCTCCGTTCGAAGATTACGATATGAAAGGCCGTACTTATCGTTACTTTACCGGGGAGCCACTATTTCCGTTTGGTTATGGATTAAGTTACACCACGTTTAACTATTCGGATTTAAAGATTCCTCAAACGGTTTCTTCCGGCGGTTCCATCCCGGTTTCCGTCAAAGTAACCAATACCGGCAATCGTGACGGTGATGAAGTGGTTGAATTATACATTACCGGTGAGAAAGCACCTACGCCGCGTCCTATCAGGCAACTGGAAGGATTTAACCGTATCAACCTGAAAGCCGGAGAGAGCAAGGTGGTTAAATTCAGACTTGGCCCTCGTGAACTTTCGATGATTAACAAACAGGATAATCTGGTTGTGGAACCGGGCTGGTTTACCATCTCGGTAGGAGGAAAACAACCTGGCTTTTCTGGACGAGCCGATGCCGCAACCACATCGGTTGTTACCGGACGATTTAACGTGAAAGGAAAGCTGTTTAAACTGAAAAAATAA
- a CDS encoding PA14 domain-containing protein: MKGKPEFTRVDDQINFYRGPHSPSPQLPGDDFSVRWTGYIVPPVTGTYHLGCWGMPTLDVYFEAKKILSHNSGHHAFYHEPDVQMEAGKRYKVVYEYKNWYGEGDAKLVWAMPNPNMLKDAVATAEKADAVVLLLGLSQRLEGEEMPIKVDGFKGGDRTNLLLPKP, from the coding sequence TTGAAAGGCAAACCTGAGTTTACCCGTGTGGACGATCAGATTAACTTCTACCGGGGCCCTCATTCTCCTTCACCACAGTTGCCTGGCGACGATTTTTCGGTAAGATGGACCGGATACATTGTCCCGCCGGTAACCGGAACCTATCATTTGGGCTGTTGGGGAATGCCAACATTGGACGTGTACTTCGAGGCTAAGAAGATATTGAGTCATAATTCAGGGCATCACGCGTTTTACCATGAACCGGATGTGCAGATGGAAGCCGGTAAGCGATACAAGGTAGTTTACGAATACAAAAACTGGTACGGAGAAGGAGACGCCAAACTGGTATGGGCCATGCCCAATCCGAACATGTTGAAAGATGCAGTAGCTACTGCCGAAAAAGCCGATGCTGTTGTGTTGCTACTAGGGTTGTCTCAACGTCTGGAAGGAGAGGAGATGCCCATCAAAGTCGATGGATTTAAAGGCGGCGACCGTACCAACCTGTTGCTTCCCAAACCATAG